The window CGAATGGATCCTATGCTCTGTGTTTACTGCATGAAGGACAAGTCATGCATTATCGTATTGACAAGGACTCGGCTGGCAAGCTCTCCATTCCAGAGGGCAAGAAATTTGACACCTTGTGGCAGGTTATCTCAGTGTGCTTTATATTTATGGGCTACTTAGACCATTTCAACAATCTTAATCTGTTAGAAATTGTATAATGTATTACAAGGTGAGGTGGTAAAACTTATGTGTTTACTCTGCCTACACCTCTGCTTAAACACAGCTGGTGGAGCACTACTCATACAAACCAGATGGTCTTTTGCGAGTGCTAACAGAACCCTGTCCAAGGCCTGATGGAGATATTggtaagaaacacaaacacaaataatcGAAATGTGTTTACAGCTAGACTTTCACTGCATGTTAACTAATATCTAATAATCTAAATTATAACACTGTATACACAGCTGATTAACATTTGTCTTATTCCATGTTCACAGGGCTGATAGGACGGCCTCTTCCTCCACTGGGCCATCCTAGATTTGGTTCTGTCATTGTAAGTTCTGTCTATGTGCATTAATACATTCAACTGAAACAGAAACGCAGGTTAAATCTGCCTCAGCAGTCAGTCTGTATGGGTTACCATTAACCATTACGAcaagggttgttttttttttattattagaatgATTTGGCTTCTTCAGGAAGCCCTGTATGGTaaaacaaacatggaaatgtttcttGTAATTTGTGTAGGAATGAATCTGTCAGGCAACTTCACACATCCTTGTTTGGAGCTATTTTTTCCATAAATCTTTTTCCTATTGTAATAATTTCCCGCATGATTTTAATATTACCATTAATGATAACCTCTCTGACATTTTGATTTTCAGGGAAGTGCGGCAAAAAACATAATAGAGAAGATCAACATACCTGGCATAACAAAGGTGCATTACACAGATCCTGTTTCCTCAGTCATAGTTGCTCAAAGCAGTGTGTAACCTCCACCTTCCTTCTCCCTCTGCACTTCTTTACTAATGGAATGTGGATTGCTATTTACTAACTCTTTCTTGCACTCTTGGTCCTTTGAATTATGTCCTTTCTACTCCCTCTGATAGATCTCACATCCAAGTAGATAATGGATGTCAGTGCACACAAGCTTATTGAATTGGTGTGACAGCTTAGTTGGTGTATTTGTAATTATGTTCTAACACCATCCAGAGGTTACCAAGTGCAATTGCATTACTAACCACAAACAGCCATTTGGTAGCTTTCTATATGTGCTTGTGATAATATTGTCTACTTGTCTTGTCCACATGTAATGTTCCATCCTTTAAAATCCCTCTGCCATCTTTTCTtgtcttgtcttttcttttcttttcttttgcttttttattcttgtttttttgcctGGCTTTGTCACAGTCAGgcttaagattttttttcttccctttttgaATTCTGCCTTCTTTCTAAATATTTCTGAGATTTTATTCTTGAGATGTTTGAGAGTCAAAATACCCCCTGACTTACAGTCAATTTGGGATATTTATAAAACTTTTAAAGCAGGTGTGTGGGACATGTCATATGTGGAGAGTAAATCAACTACCAAACCTAAACCCCTTCTATGAAATCATGTGTTCACTTGTTGCAGATTACTTTTAGCAGTAAGTGCTATTTAGCTATACTTCATGCATTCTCATAATGAATGTTCTTTAACACTGTCTCCTCTGATGATAACAGCCCCGACCACCTCGTACCAGCCCTCAAGGTAACTCCAATCCTTATGAAACTAGGATACCCGGTAAAGGCAAGTTATTTAGACTGCATTTGTCAAACCCTATATTGTTGTACTGTTGTTCAATTGCGAACTTGCTTGTGCATGTGCCCTAGACTGTACATATTATTTAGCATAGATTCTATATCatgttgggtgtcatctgcatagcagagaaaatgtatgctatgccttctgatgatactgcctaagggaagcatgtataatcaGGGGTCCACAGTCTCttctgagactgaagaagtcacttggatgagtgacgaaacgtttctcccacaaaacgctacgtccagatgaacagaatcaacttttagagatttacttacctggatgattgagcatgcatcaagatgttcCAGTTTTatgagggcttttttttttaaataatgcagCAAACAATTTTTCCAGACTACATAATGATTTTAATATCTCTAGTTTATTAGTTATCTGCTTTAaaggtgtgtgtttgagagttaTACCACAGGATCAAGTATTTCAGACTCCCTGGTATAtttgagattttctttttctggggAGCTACAGTATTCAGAGTCGTACATCATGAAGATGTAAAGATACGAAAAAGATAATTGACCTCTGTGTGAGTACcattcaggtagctgctctgcactGTGTTAATACAGCACTGTGTAACAACAGCATACAacaaacaggacaaaaacacaAGCAGACAAAAGATAATCACATGCAATATTGGCATATAAATCTATGGAGAGTGAAAGGAAAGTACTCAGTGCTGTCAGCAGACTAGACCTAACCAAGAGAGCATccaggtcacctgatccagacCAAAAAAGGAAAGTCTCTCACTAAGACTCCATATCCATGAGACAGGACGAGGGATATTGtaaacttttgtttgtttaacaaAGACCAAGACTATTCCTTTACCCTGAACATGTAACTCGAGATGACCAGTCTTCGAGGAAAATTAGGATGAACTTTAACTTGTCAGAATGACAGATTTTTTGGATTATGGtaatctaatttaaaaaatacatttcttttcactttcaaaTGAGTGATGCTAGAGGTACAGTCCTCCCTTAATACTTTTTCCAGGACAATGTTACAGTTTTTCAAAAGGAAAGTAAAATCAGTTTTGTGCTTTCCTATAGGGGACATACTAGACAGATAGACTTAACAACAATGATAAATCTGAATGGGGAAAATCTACCAGAATATCTAGTTATTATTTGACTAGAGAACATTCTCAACTTGTAAAATCTAAATTTACACGTTTTCATTTAATATTTCACTGCTTCCTAATTTTGACATGTTGAATTCTTCATCAGAGGCCATGCCAATGGACACAGGGGTATATGAGAGTCCTTATGCGGATCCAGATGAACTGCGGAGTTCTACAGTGGATCGCTCACATCTTTTCTTGGAGGATGGAGAACTGGGCTCTGGGAATTTTGGTACCGTCATGAAAGGCATCTACAAGATGAGAAAGTATGCTACATTAAATCATATTACTACATACAAACATTGCACCACAATGCTTTGTTAAATGAtcagacttacaaatttaaaatattctCCTTATCATAAATGATATTTATGATTTGCTGACTGCAGCAGGCAAACTCTATTATCAGTGATTCACTGATATaacccaaaaaataaaatatgagttcAGCACatcttgtttcattgttttcccAAAGAAATATTCAATCAgttattcaaattccaaaaacacacagctcaTATCATACAAATCAAAACCAAGCAAAGTCCACAGGACACAAATATCACAGTCTTGGTCCCTGCATTCATTAAAAGATGGCTTCATTATAGcagccccccacccaccccctttATACAGAATGCAAGTCTATACTGCTTTTGTCTTACTGGTTTACTCTATTGACAGTTGTGTCTATTGATATCCGTACCACTATGTTGTTTTGCTGATGATGAATGTTGACTGTGGATGAGtcaaaatgtctgaaaaatgcatttctgttgtagTAACATATTAATACTTGAACTAATCCATGTTGCATATTAGGACAGAGAAGACAGTTGCAGTCAAAATCTTGAAGAATGATGATAACAACCAGTCAGTACGTGACGAAATGCTGCGGGAAGCCAATGTAATGCAGCAGCTGGACAATCCGTATATTGTCCGGATGATTGGTATCTGTGAAGCAGAGAACCTCATGCTAGTTATGGAGCTGGCTGAACTGGGACCCCTCCACAAGTTCCTGCAGAAAAATAAGTATGTACTGCGACTTGGCCTTGCTCTTTCTTCAATTTGGTTTGTttgaacattgttttttttccttcacattAATGCAAGTACATTATGAAAGAGgctgaatttttatttataaaggtACTGTTTTGTGGTAAGTTACTTGAGTTATTCTACAATGGGATGGACCCATCCAACTGACTAATCAAAAATCCAATTTTGATCTTTCCACAAGCTTTCCAGTTTAGGAGATTAAAGTGACAAAtcactctgattttttttctaaatgtgaaGTTATTTATAAGTTTTAGTTTCAAAATAGCagaatataaaaaaatcaaagatttcAAAATACAGTTCTCATATTGTGTGAGGTTTACGGTGGCTTTTAGAGTTAAAGTAACAACAACTCCTCATCTCCAGGCAAACGAGCATAAAGAATATCACAGAGCTGGTCCATCAGGTGTCTATGGGGATGAAGTACCTGGAGGAGCATAACTTTGTCCACAGGGACCTTGCTGCAAGGAATGTACTGCTGGTCACACAGCACTATGCCAAGATCAGTGACTTTGGCCTCTCTAAAGCTGTTGCTGAGGATCAAAACTACTACAAGGTAACATATGGCATAGGATGACACGTCATCTGTCTTTATACTCTCAAAAAGCCTTGATGGTCCATCTCTATGAATGTCTTAGATttttcccaaaaagttgattctgttcatgaggacgtagcgttttcagtgagagaaacattttgtctaAAGAAGTCACTTTGATGACTGACAAaatatttctcccactgaaaatacTGTCCTCATGAACAGAATCCCAcaaactttttgggatttccttcttcgtgattgagcatgcatcaacactcttagatttttgtttaaaaGTAAGTCAATCTCAATGAAAGTGTTACTGTaaagcaggggtaggcaactcctgACCTCAAGggctgtcctgcaggttttagatgtgtccttgatccaacacagctgattcaaattgctaaatggcctcctcaacatgtcttgaagttctccagaggcctggtaatgaactaatcatttgattcaggtgtgctgacccagggtgagatctaaaacctgcaggacaccggcactcgaggcct is drawn from Pelmatolapia mariae isolate MD_Pm_ZW linkage group LG7, Pm_UMD_F_2, whole genome shotgun sequence and contains these coding sequences:
- the syk gene encoding tyrosine-protein kinase SYK isoform X1 gives rise to the protein MADNVNSLPFFYGNITREEAEDYLRQIGLSNGLYLLRQSRNYLGGFALSVSNAGRCYHYTIERQPNDTYAIAGGKSYRSPVDVIDYHSQESDGLVCLLKKPCNRPKNMQPKVGPFEDLKEKLIREYVKQTWNLQGAALEQAIISQRPQLEKLIATTAHERMPWFHGPITREDSEPRLQSGPRANGKFLIRQRDANGSYALCLLHEGQVMHYRIDKDSAGKLSIPEGKKFDTLWQLVEHYSYKPDGLLRVLTEPCPRPDGDIGLIGRPLPPLGHPRFGSVIGSAAKNIIEKINIPGITKPRPPRTSPQGNSNPYETRIPGKEAMPMDTGVYESPYADPDELRSSTVDRSHLFLEDGELGSGNFGTVMKGIYKMRKTEKTVAVKILKNDDNNQSVRDEMLREANVMQQLDNPYIVRMIGICEAENLMLVMELAELGPLHKFLQKNKQTSIKNITELVHQVSMGMKYLEEHNFVHRDLAARNVLLVTQHYAKISDFGLSKAVAEDQNYYKAKGHGKWPVKWYAPECINYFKFSSKSDVWSFGVLMWEAYSYGQKPYKGMKGNDVLQMIESGKRMDSPEKCPLEMYELMKICWTYKANERPGFNIVEPRLREYYYDIAQ